One window of the Rosa rugosa chromosome 3, drRosRugo1.1, whole genome shotgun sequence genome contains the following:
- the LOC133740260 gene encoding uncharacterized protein LOC133740260 isoform X1, which translates to MTKLWRDNRSLVMKEVEEQAKVVGLQRAAALLKPNNIESMDEWLALIKHRTSVGFKEKCQKFKRMRAGRTLLHRTSRKSFARLEEELREQSENPDAISRSDIWIHAYEAKKKKSSDEVVEDPEIVKQVKQKRAEQEPSQTSSLKDDAVAQVLGPDPRGRVRGLGFGAVPSKIEYQTKVGNKVANLEKQVSTQAQNMLSQSQEIERLKEVVATLLARSEKQGNNHGSNSVQHSANMFALQTQNENPSVQHHSSDGVQSNQNIASVRGSDSGRPQSKQSNQKKTSSIQYSADHGSQSKDKEGKRTKVTKDDQNRIELLNWFEMEEQVVAIAKLESKDPNVKIHHVPLGHECWKVWVLDVFEDIALYRPTREFGTLSMAQGSTIAWPIKYIKQV; encoded by the exons ATGACGAAACTTTGGCGAGATAATAGATCTTTAGTGATGAAAGAAGTGGAAGAGCAAGCCAAAGTTGTTGGTTTACAGCGTGCTGCTGCCCTTCTCAAGCCTAATAACATAGAATCCATGGATGAGTGGTTAGCTCTTATTAAACACAGAACTAGTGTGGGATTTAAG GAGAAGTGTCAAAAATTCAAGAGAATGCGGGCAGGAAGAACTTTACTACATAGAACTAGTAGAAAAAGTTTCGCGCGGCTTGAAGAAGAATTG AGGGAACAAAGTGAAAATCCAGATGCGATATCAAGGTCTGATATATGGATTCATGCTTAtgaagcaaagaagaagaagagttcaGATGAAGTAGTTGAGGATCCGGAAATAGTG AAACAAGTGAAGCAGAAAAGGGCAGAGCAAGAACCTTCACAAACATCTTCTTTGAAAGATGATGCTGTAGCACAAGTTCTAGGACCTGATCCACGAGGACGGGTAAGAGGGTTAGGATTTGGAGCAGTCCCTTCAAAGATAGAATATCAAACCAAAGTTGGAAACAAAGTTGCTAACTTAGAGAAACAAGTGTCCACTCAAGCACAGAATATGCTTTCTCAATCACAAGAGATTGAACGATTGAAAGAAGTGGTTGCCACTCTTTTAGCAAGATCAGAGAAACAAGGGAATAACCAC GGTAGTAACAGTGTTCAGCATTCTGCTAACATGTTTGCACTACAAACGCAGAATGAAAATCCTAGTGTTCAACATCATAGCAGTGATGGAGTACAAAGCAACCAAAATATTGCAAGTGTTCGAGGTTCTGACAGTGGGAGGCCACAAAGCAAGCAAAGCAACCAAAAGAAAACTTCAAGTATTCAATATTCTGCTGATCATGGGTCACAAAGCAAAGACAAGGAAGGTAAAAGGACCAAAGTTACAAAGGATGATCAGAATAGAATCGAATTGTTAAATTGGTTTGAGATGGAAGAACAGGTTGTTGCAATTGCAAAACTTGAGTCAAAAGATCCAAATGTAAAGATCCATCATGTGCCCCTTGGTCATGAATGCTGGAAAGTTTGGGTGCTTGATGTTTTTGAGGATATAGCTTTATATCGACCAACTAGGGAGTTTGGAACACTGAGTATGGCTCAAGGAAGTACAATTGCATGGCCTATCAAGTACATCAAACAAGTTTAG
- the LOC133740260 gene encoding uncharacterized protein LOC133740260 isoform X2, with translation MTKLWRDNRSLVMKEVEEQAKVVGLQRAAALLKPNNIESMDEWLALIKHRTSVGFKEKCQKFKRMRAGRTLLHRTSRKSFARLEEELREQSENPDAISRSDIWIHAYEAKKKKSSDEVVEDPEIVKQVKQKRAEQEPSQTSSLKDDAVAQVLGPDPRGRVRGLGFGAVPSKIEYQTKVGNKVANLEKQVSTQAQNMLSQSQEIERLKEVVATLLARSEKQGNNHNENPSVQHHSSDGVQSNQNIASVRGSDSGRPQSKQSNQKKTSSIQYSADHGSQSKDKEGKRTKVTKDDQNRIELLNWFEMEEQVVAIAKLESKDPNVKIHHVPLGHECWKVWVLDVFEDIALYRPTREFGTLSMAQGSTIAWPIKYIKQV, from the exons ATGACGAAACTTTGGCGAGATAATAGATCTTTAGTGATGAAAGAAGTGGAAGAGCAAGCCAAAGTTGTTGGTTTACAGCGTGCTGCTGCCCTTCTCAAGCCTAATAACATAGAATCCATGGATGAGTGGTTAGCTCTTATTAAACACAGAACTAGTGTGGGATTTAAG GAGAAGTGTCAAAAATTCAAGAGAATGCGGGCAGGAAGAACTTTACTACATAGAACTAGTAGAAAAAGTTTCGCGCGGCTTGAAGAAGAATTG AGGGAACAAAGTGAAAATCCAGATGCGATATCAAGGTCTGATATATGGATTCATGCTTAtgaagcaaagaagaagaagagttcaGATGAAGTAGTTGAGGATCCGGAAATAGTG AAACAAGTGAAGCAGAAAAGGGCAGAGCAAGAACCTTCACAAACATCTTCTTTGAAAGATGATGCTGTAGCACAAGTTCTAGGACCTGATCCACGAGGACGGGTAAGAGGGTTAGGATTTGGAGCAGTCCCTTCAAAGATAGAATATCAAACCAAAGTTGGAAACAAAGTTGCTAACTTAGAGAAACAAGTGTCCACTCAAGCACAGAATATGCTTTCTCAATCACAAGAGATTGAACGATTGAAAGAAGTGGTTGCCACTCTTTTAGCAAGATCAGAGAAACAAGGGAATAACCAC AATGAAAATCCTAGTGTTCAACATCATAGCAGTGATGGAGTACAAAGCAACCAAAATATTGCAAGTGTTCGAGGTTCTGACAGTGGGAGGCCACAAAGCAAGCAAAGCAACCAAAAGAAAACTTCAAGTATTCAATATTCTGCTGATCATGGGTCACAAAGCAAAGACAAGGAAGGTAAAAGGACCAAAGTTACAAAGGATGATCAGAATAGAATCGAATTGTTAAATTGGTTTGAGATGGAAGAACAGGTTGTTGCAATTGCAAAACTTGAGTCAAAAGATCCAAATGTAAAGATCCATCATGTGCCCCTTGGTCATGAATGCTGGAAAGTTTGGGTGCTTGATGTTTTTGAGGATATAGCTTTATATCGACCAACTAGGGAGTTTGGAACACTGAGTATGGCTCAAGGAAGTACAATTGCATGGCCTATCAAGTACATCAAACAAGTTTAG